A region from the Hydra vulgaris chromosome 08, alternate assembly HydraT2T_AEP genome encodes:
- the LOC105847192 gene encoding muscarinic acetylcholine receptor M3 — protein sequence MRPSLHTLPNNVFDNAIPTSYFNSTTPSSDSSLPPVKALSFFLPAMIGGAFLSIITIAGNLLIILAYFRNKKIRSLSNVPILSLAFTDMFIGFFPVTMNIMEMSLGFWPLGKEFCNVALVLDYVSIQSSINHIVLINFDRYLSIKSPMKHRLHQKTSKVIIKLFTVWLIAVIIWVPYINIYKHIVRKENLDNKQCYKQFSKGHDFDFKRYAFITTSVIGYFLPLGIVIITYWKMYFIVRQQLYEVPKFYHALNEENKFSAETTKWTQLFPLSDKMPYNAADMQKNLDLIKKRKRILRHKKALRMIASIISAFVITGLPLNAQWLLVGMCPKCYYKVLFDICNFLTYPNSTVNPFLYAYVSRTFRLEFKKLLLCRFLRNYFSDSK from the coding sequence ATGAGACCTTCATTGCACACGTTGCCAAACAATGTCTTTGATAATGCTATACCAACTTCATACTTTAATAGTACTACACCTAGTTCTGACAGTTCATTGCCACCCGTTAAAGCATTGTCATTTTTTCTACCTGCAATGATCGGTGGCGCATTTCTTAGCATTATAACAATAGCTGGAaatcttttgattattttggcttattttagaaacaaaaaaattagaagcTTATCAAATGTTCCAATACTTTCATTGGCATTTACAGATATGTTTATTGGATTTTTTCCTGTAACCATGAACATTATGGAAATGTCTTTGGGGTTCTGGCCTCTTGGAAAAGAATTTTGCAATGTGGCACTTGTTTTAGACTACGTTTCAATCCAGTCTTCAATAAatcatattgttttaattaattttgatcgGTATCTTTCAATAAAATCTCCAATGAAACATCGATTACACCAAAAAACATCAAAAgtcattattaaattattcacAGTGTGGTTAATAGCTGTGATAATATGGGTACCATATATTAACATTTACAAGCATATAGTGAGAAAAGAAAACTTAGATAATAAACAATGCTACAAGCAGTTTTCTAAAGGTCACGATTTTGACTTTAAAAGATACGCTTTTATTACAACTTCAGTAATAGGATACTTTTTACCGCTCGGTATTGTAATTATAACATACtggaaaatgtattttattgtaAGGCAACAACTCTATGAAGTACCTAAATTTTACCATGCTctaaatgaagaaaataaattttctgcaGAAACGACTAAATGGACACAGTTATTTCCATTGTCCGATAAAATGCCATATAATGCCGCCgatatgcaaaaaaatctaGATTTAATAAAGAAACGAAAGAGAATACTTAGACATAAAAAAGCTTTGCGTATGATTGCAAGCATAATATCAGCTTTTGTAATTACTGGGTTACCTCTTAATGCACAGTGGCTTTTGGTTGGCATGTGCCCAAAATGttattacaaagtattattcgacatttgtaactttttaacatATCCAAATTCTACAGTTAATCCGTTTCTTTACGCATACGTAAGTCGAACATTTCGTCTagagtttaaaaagttattactctgtagatttttaagaaattatttttctgattctaaataa
- the LOC136083845 gene encoding uncharacterized protein LOC136083845, which produces MNCDLKRLNLKRKISDNTYPDGTNINNIQYRRKKRRLNMPYIRDISLPCEPTNKKIKQQLKKKIDDGTYNSGEKIVPQRYEKVFISSENQTITKKEVHIEGRKISLKDIRLNMFKDHEIFMKVQNDNELEALSQRQIVDALEFRNIKMNMTL; this is translated from the exons ATGAACTGTGATCTAAAAAGACtaaatctaaaaagaaaaatatcagaCAATACATACCCTGATGGcactaatattaataatatacagTATAGAAGAAAAAAACGGAG GTTAAACATGCCATACATCAGAGATATATCTTTGCCATGCGAaccaactaataaaaaaataaagcagcaactcaaaaaaaaaatagacgaTGGAACATATAATTCAGGGGAAAAGATTGTACCCCAAAgatatgaaaaagtatttatatcatctgaaaatcaaacaattacaaaaaaagaggTTCATATTGAAGGCAGAAAAATTTCCTTGAAAGATATAAGACTAAATATGTTCAAAGACCATGAGATTTTTATGAAAGTTCAAAACGATAATGAACTAGAAGCACTTTCTCAAAGGCAAATTGTTGATGCTCTTGAATTCAGGAATATAAAGATGAATATGACACTCTAA